A single window of Lacerta agilis isolate rLacAgi1 chromosome 12, rLacAgi1.pri, whole genome shotgun sequence DNA harbors:
- the IDI1 gene encoding isopentenyl-diphosphate Delta-isomerase 1, which translates to MPEINTNELDEQQVELLAEMCILIDENDNKIGSDTKKNCHLNENIDKGLLHRAFSVFLFNTENKLLLQQRSDAKITFPDCFTNTCCSHPLNTVLEVEEKNAIGIRRAAQRRLKEELGIPMEQVTPEEILYLTRIHYKAQSNGIWGEHEIDYILFVQKNVTLNADPNEIKSYCYVTQEELKELLEKASRNEIKITPWFKLIAETFLFKWWDNLNNLNRFVDHEKIHRM; encoded by the exons ATGcctgaaataaatacaaatgaaCTGGATGAGCAGCAGGTAGAGTTGCTGGCAGAGATGTGCATCCTTATTGATGAAAATGACAACAAAATTGGTTCAGATACCAAGAAAAACTGCCACCTGAATGAAAACATTGACAAAG GATTGCTGCATCGTGCTTTCAGTGTCTTCTTGTTCAATACGGAGAATAAACTACTATTGCAACAAAGATCAGATGCCAAAATCACTTTCCCAG ATTGTTTCACCAACACTTGTTGCAGTCATCCCCTGAACACCGTGCTTGAAGTAGAAGAAAAGAATGCAATTGGCATTCGAAGAGCAGCTCAGAGGCGCCTGAAAGAAGAGCTAGGAATTCCAATGGAACAG GTAACACCAGAAGAAATCTTGTACTTAACCCGAATCCACTACAAAGCTCAGTCCAATGGGATCTGGGGAGAACATGAAATAGATTACATCTTGTTTGTGCAGAAGAATGTGACGCTGAATGCAGATCCCAATGAAATTAAAAGCTACTGTTATGTGACACAGGAAGAACTGAAAGAACTCCTGGAAAAGGCATCCCGAAATGAAATTAAGATTACTCCATGGTTCAAACTGATTGCAGAGACTTTTCTCTTTAAATGGTGGGATAACTTGAATAATCTGAATAGGTTTGTGGATCATGAAAAGATTCACAGAATGTAA